In one Nocardioides luteus genomic region, the following are encoded:
- a CDS encoding TFIIB-type zinc ribbon-containing protein: MQCPIDGVTLVMSERQGIEIDYCPQCRGVWLDRGEIDKIIERSVGAPQLGSYQQQPRQEQRDERRYEKRDYERRDYDDDHRYDKRRSHHRESWLGDLFG, from the coding sequence ATGCAGTGCCCCATCGACGGCGTCACCCTGGTGATGAGCGAGCGCCAAGGCATCGAGATCGACTACTGCCCGCAGTGCCGTGGCGTGTGGCTCGACCGCGGCGAGATCGACAAGATCATCGAGCGGTCCGTCGGCGCCCCGCAACTCGGCAGCTACCAGCAGCAGCCCCGCCAGGAGCAGCGCGACGAGCGACGCTACGAGAAGCGGGATTACGAGCGGCGCGACTACGACGACGACCACCGCTACGACAAGCGCCGCAGCCACCACCGCGAGTCCTGGTTGGGTGACCTCTTCGGCTGA
- a CDS encoding GNAT family N-acetyltransferase yields the protein MSLPTPTLVTTRLRLRPFTDADADDLFALQSDAHVLRYWDSPPWTDPAQAGRFIARSQEMAEEGAGVRVAVERDSVFLGWCTFNSWNPEFRSASLGYCLGEAAWGHGYATEAAGAVLTWAFDALDLNRVQAEADTRNAASARVLEKLGFKLEGTLREDCVVNGVVSDSWVFGLLRGEWFARQRGTAGT from the coding sequence ATGTCGCTGCCCACTCCCACGCTCGTCACGACACGGTTGCGGCTGCGGCCGTTCACCGACGCTGATGCGGATGACCTCTTCGCGTTGCAGAGCGACGCCCACGTACTGCGTTACTGGGACTCACCGCCGTGGACCGATCCGGCCCAAGCCGGGCGGTTCATCGCCAGGTCACAGGAGATGGCGGAGGAGGGGGCCGGCGTCCGGGTGGCCGTCGAACGGGACTCCGTGTTCCTCGGCTGGTGCACCTTCAACTCGTGGAACCCGGAGTTCCGCAGCGCCTCGCTCGGCTACTGCCTCGGCGAGGCGGCCTGGGGTCACGGCTATGCGACCGAGGCCGCCGGTGCCGTGCTGACCTGGGCCTTCGACGCGCTCGACCTCAACCGGGTCCAGGCGGAGGCCGACACTCGTAACGCCGCCTCGGCCCGGGTGCTGGAGAAGCTCGGGTTCAAGCTCGAGGGGACGCTGAGGGAGGACTGCGTGGTGAACGGGGTCGTCTCCGACTCCTGGGTCTTCGGACTGCTCCGCGGGGAGTGGTTCGCCCGGCAGCGGGGTACCGCAGGGACATGA
- a CDS encoding SPFH domain-containing protein: protein MSPGLVVVLLVVVVVVGMLMSVRIVPAATCFVVERRGRYRTTLRPGLNAIVPLLDRVVARFDMREQVLSMREPLVCRDHYVCEAVLNVYFEFEDPSIAYRVDNTQQQLERAVREALREFAGIVDQDEFLNSTQRLTDVAYDATRRSREDWGIVVKRVAVTDLGAPGAPGR, encoded by the coding sequence ATGTCGCCGGGTCTCGTGGTCGTGCTGCTCGTTGTCGTGGTGGTCGTCGGGATGCTGATGAGTGTCAGGATCGTCCCGGCGGCGACCTGCTTCGTGGTCGAGCGCCGCGGCCGGTACCGGACGACGCTGAGGCCGGGCCTCAACGCCATCGTGCCGCTGCTGGACCGGGTCGTTGCTCGGTTCGACATGCGCGAGCAGGTGCTGTCGATGAGGGAACCGCTCGTCTGCCGCGATCACTACGTCTGCGAGGCGGTTCTGAACGTCTACTTCGAGTTCGAGGACCCGTCGATCGCCTACCGCGTCGACAACACCCAGCAGCAGCTCGAACGCGCTGTACGCGAGGCGCTGCGAGAGTTCGCCGGAATCGTCGACCAGGACGAGTTCCTCAACTCCACCCAGCGCCTGACGGATGTCGCCTATGACGCCACCCGCCGCTCGCGCGAGGACTGGGGCATCGTCGTCAAGCGCGTCGCGGTCACCGACCTCGGCGCCCCAGGCGCTCCTGGCCGATGA
- a CDS encoding SPFH domain-containing protein translates to MELLLIVLVLIGLVVGGVASTVRIVPQARRYNIERFGRYRVTLQPGLNFVIPLVDRVNTKLDVRETVYSSNPRPVITEDNLVVNIDTVLYYQITDPRAAAYEVANYLQAIDQLTVTTLRNLIGSMDLERTLTSRETINARLREVLDDATGKWGIRVNRVEIKAIDPPASIKEAMEKQMRAERDKRAAILHAEGKRASLILEAEGTRQRSILEAEGHQQARVLEADGEAKALERVFQAVHANDADAKVLAYKYLEMLPSLASHGNSFWVIPGELTEAMRTVTGAFADTASKATGNGNGEERRTPPLPTPRNAIEQAQREAHDEAVKAVEEAKEESARADRIVG, encoded by the coding sequence ATGGAACTTCTGCTGATTGTGCTGGTCCTGATCGGGCTGGTGGTCGGGGGAGTCGCCTCGACGGTGCGGATCGTGCCGCAGGCCCGCCGCTACAACATCGAGCGGTTCGGGCGCTACCGGGTCACGCTGCAACCGGGGCTCAACTTCGTGATCCCGCTGGTGGACCGGGTCAACACCAAGCTGGACGTGCGCGAGACGGTCTACTCCTCCAACCCGCGGCCGGTGATCACCGAGGACAACCTGGTGGTCAACATCGACACGGTGCTCTACTACCAGATCACCGACCCGCGGGCGGCTGCCTATGAGGTGGCGAACTACCTGCAGGCGATCGACCAGCTCACCGTCACCACGCTGCGCAACCTGATCGGGTCGATGGACCTGGAGCGCACCCTGACCTCGCGCGAGACGATCAACGCGCGGCTGCGCGAGGTGCTCGACGACGCCACCGGGAAGTGGGGGATCCGGGTCAACCGGGTCGAGATCAAGGCGATCGACCCGCCGGCCTCGATCAAGGAGGCGATGGAGAAGCAGATGCGCGCCGAGCGCGACAAGCGTGCCGCGATCCTGCACGCCGAGGGCAAGCGGGCCTCGCTGATCCTCGAGGCCGAGGGCACGCGGCAGCGCTCGATCCTGGAGGCCGAAGGTCACCAGCAGGCCCGCGTGCTCGAGGCCGACGGTGAGGCCAAGGCGCTCGAGCGGGTCTTCCAGGCGGTCCACGCCAACGACGCCGACGCCAAGGTCCTGGCCTACAAGTACCTCGAGATGCTGCCCTCGCTCGCCTCGCACGGCAACTCGTTCTGGGTCATCCCCGGCGAGCTCACCGAGGCGATGCGTACGGTCACGGGGGCCTTCGCGGACACCGCTTCGAAGGCCACCGGGAACGGCAACGGCGAGGAACGACGTACGCCGCCGCTGCCCACCCCGCGCAACGCCATCGAGCAGGCCCAGCGCGAGGCTCACGACGAGGCCGTCAAGGCCGTCGAGGAGGCCAAGGAGGAGTCGGCCCGCGCCGATCGCATCGTCGGCTGA
- a CDS encoding NfeD family protein, which produces MWSIFWIIVAVLLGLAEAFTMTLAFAFVAGGALLAAGSAALGAPVLVQMLVFALAGGGSVLLVRPVARRHMALPPPVRDGTDALVGRQAVVLAEVSFAHGLVRLAGEDWTARPYDEDLVIPVGCRVDVLEIEGATALVHPRDPLSLSP; this is translated from the coding sequence ATGTGGTCGATCTTCTGGATCATCGTCGCGGTGCTGCTGGGACTTGCCGAGGCGTTCACGATGACGCTGGCGTTCGCTTTCGTCGCCGGCGGGGCGCTGCTTGCCGCCGGGAGCGCCGCGTTGGGCGCCCCGGTGCTGGTGCAGATGCTCGTCTTCGCGCTCGCCGGCGGTGGCAGCGTGCTGCTGGTACGGCCCGTCGCACGCCGTCACATGGCGCTGCCGCCGCCGGTGCGTGACGGCACCGACGCCCTGGTCGGCCGTCAGGCGGTCGTCCTGGCGGAGGTCAGCTTCGCCCACGGCCTGGTGCGGCTCGCCGGTGAGGACTGGACCGCCCGGCCCTACGACGAGGACCTCGTCATCCCGGTCGGATGCCGGGTCGACGTGCTCGAGATCGAAGGCGCGACGGCGCTCGTGCATCCGCGGGACCCGTTGTCGCTGTCGCCCTAG
- a CDS encoding DUF6328 family protein gives MATSSYEGNEIDGGGPDEGPEQRITRNWNELLQELRVLQTGVQILTGFLLTVPFSPRFPDLNDHQQTIYLVVLVGSVITTSLIIAPVSFHRMLFRRRQRPWLVTASHICARAGLVGFAIVSALVVLLVFDVVVSLEAALVAAAAVLVLFISLWAGLPLVNGRNNSH, from the coding sequence ATGGCCACGAGCAGCTACGAGGGCAACGAGATCGACGGCGGTGGTCCGGACGAGGGACCGGAGCAGCGGATCACCCGCAACTGGAACGAGCTCCTCCAGGAGCTGCGGGTGCTGCAGACCGGGGTGCAGATCCTGACCGGTTTCCTGCTGACGGTGCCGTTCTCGCCACGCTTCCCCGATCTCAACGACCACCAGCAGACGATCTATCTCGTCGTGCTGGTCGGCTCGGTCATCACCACCAGTCTCATCATCGCCCCGGTCTCCTTCCACCGGATGCTGTTCCGGCGCCGGCAGCGCCCCTGGCTGGTCACGGCCTCGCACATCTGCGCGCGGGCCGGGCTGGTCGGCTTCGCGATCGTCTCGGCGCTGGTGGTGCTGCTCGTCTTCGACGTCGTGGTCTCGCTCGAAGCCGCGCTCGTGGCCGCGGCGGCCGTGCTCGTCCTGTTCATCTCGCTGTGGGCGGGACTGCCGCTCGTGAACGGACGAAACAACTCCCACTGA
- a CDS encoding glucose 1-dehydrogenase codes for MSEDNTQFPAQQQEPPGLTGEMEPVPDHGESSYQGHGRLEGKVALITGGDSGIGRAVAIAYAREGADVAFTYLPEEEPDAQETSKLVEEAGRTPLAIPIDLREREACDEVVERTVQELGGLDILVNNAGYQFARDKGLTDMDDERIDRTFKTNLYALLWLTRAAVPHLKKSSGCVINNASIQAYEPSTSLLDYAATKAAINNFTVNLAAELGPDGVRVNAVAPGPIWTPLQPATQAPEKVEKFGANTPLGRAGQPAEVAPAFVFLASPTEASYVSGTVLGVTGGRPVF; via the coding sequence ATGAGCGAAGACAACACCCAGTTCCCCGCCCAGCAGCAGGAGCCTCCCGGGCTCACCGGCGAGATGGAGCCGGTGCCCGACCACGGCGAGTCGAGCTACCAGGGCCACGGCCGCCTCGAGGGCAAGGTCGCCCTGATCACCGGAGGCGACTCCGGCATCGGTCGCGCGGTCGCCATCGCGTACGCCCGCGAGGGCGCCGACGTGGCCTTCACCTACCTCCCCGAGGAGGAGCCCGACGCGCAGGAGACCTCGAAGCTGGTGGAGGAGGCCGGACGTACGCCGCTGGCGATCCCGATCGACCTGCGTGAGCGCGAGGCGTGCGACGAGGTCGTCGAGCGCACCGTGCAGGAGCTCGGCGGCCTGGACATCCTGGTGAACAACGCCGGTTACCAGTTCGCCCGCGACAAGGGTTTGACGGACATGGACGACGAGCGGATCGACCGGACGTTCAAGACCAACCTGTACGCCCTGCTCTGGCTGACCAGGGCGGCCGTGCCGCACCTGAAGAAGAGCAGCGGCTGCGTCATCAACAACGCCTCCATCCAGGCGTACGAACCCTCGACCAGCCTGCTCGACTACGCCGCGACGAAGGCCGCGATCAACAACTTCACCGTCAACCTCGCCGCCGAGCTCGGGCCCGACGGGGTCCGGGTGAACGCGGTGGCGCCCGGGCCGATCTGGACCCCGCTGCAGCCGGCGACGCAGGCTCCGGAGAAGGTGGAGAAGTTCGGGGCGAACACGCCGCTGGGTCGAGCGGGCCAGCCGGCCGAGGTCGCCCCGGCGTTCGTCTTCCTGGCCTCGCCGACCGAAGCGTCCTACGTGTCCGGAACCGTCCTCGGGGTGACTGGGGGACGGCCGGTGTTCTGA
- a CDS encoding spermidine synthase — protein sequence MESVIADGGLVLKHRADGHLELRANGIFVMDTRETSTEKALATRALGLHPQPRHVLIGGLGLGFTLEAVLADPRVEAVTVVEIEPRLVEWMRAGRIPHGPGLLADERVHVEVADVAVVLRESRPETYDVVLLDVDNGPGYLVHDANGALYEAPALADARRATTPGGSVVVWSAAEAPALLEVMAQVFDDAEALSYPVDLQGHSETYWLYVGTVSQGNGTN from the coding sequence ATGGAATCGGTGATCGCAGACGGGGGCCTGGTCCTGAAGCACCGGGCGGACGGCCACCTGGAGCTGCGGGCCAACGGGATCTTCGTGATGGACACCCGGGAGACCTCGACCGAGAAGGCGCTCGCGACGCGCGCGCTCGGGCTGCACCCGCAGCCTCGGCACGTGCTCATCGGCGGCCTCGGGCTCGGGTTCACCCTCGAGGCGGTGCTGGCCGACCCGCGGGTCGAAGCCGTCACGGTCGTCGAGATCGAGCCGCGCCTGGTCGAGTGGATGCGCGCCGGCCGGATCCCCCACGGCCCCGGGCTGCTGGCCGACGAGCGCGTCCACGTCGAGGTCGCCGATGTGGCCGTGGTCCTGCGGGAGAGCCGGCCCGAGACGTACGACGTGGTGCTGTTGGACGTCGACAACGGTCCGGGCTACCTGGTGCACGACGCCAACGGGGCGCTCTACGAGGCGCCCGCGCTCGCCGATGCGCGGCGGGCCACCACCCCGGGTGGCAGTGTGGTGGTGTGGTCGGCGGCGGAGGCTCCGGCGCTGCTGGAGGTCATGGCGCAGGTCTTCGACGACGCGGAGGCGCTCTCCTATCCCGTCGACCTGCAGGGGCACTCGGAGACCTACTGGCTCTATGTGGGCACGGTCTCGCAAGGGAATGGCACCAACTAG
- a CDS encoding class II fumarate hydratase, protein MDDMSFRIEHDSMGEVRVPKDALWRAQTQRAVENFPISGTPIEPALIHAIGHVKAAAAKANLDLGVLPGDKAAAIIAAAGEVSEGRHDDAFPIDVFQTGSGTSSNMNANEVIASLVARAGGDVHPNDHVNASQSSNDTFPTAIHVAAAVAVTEQLLPAIDVLATSLEAKATEFAGLVKSGRTHLMDATPVTLGQEFGGYAATIRYAAERLEAVLPRVRELALGGTAVGTGINTPAGFPQAVIAELSDRTGQPFTEARNHFEAQGTRDSLVELSGVLKTLAVGLIKINNDLRWMSSGPTTGLAEIHLPDLQPGSSIMPGKVNPVVPEATLMVAFQVIGNDAAVTAAGASGAFELNVAMPVMARNILESIRLLSTSMTVLAQRTVDGIVPIPERLRAYAESSPSIVTPLNKYIGYEAAAKVAKQALAEGATIKDTVIKLGYVADGTITEEDLDKALDVESMTHP, encoded by the coding sequence ATGGACGACATGAGCTTTCGCATCGAGCACGACTCCATGGGTGAGGTCCGGGTCCCGAAGGACGCGCTGTGGCGCGCCCAGACCCAACGGGCCGTGGAGAACTTCCCCATCTCGGGCACTCCGATCGAGCCGGCGCTGATCCATGCGATCGGCCATGTGAAGGCCGCCGCCGCCAAGGCCAACCTCGACCTCGGCGTGCTCCCCGGCGACAAGGCCGCGGCGATCATCGCGGCCGCGGGCGAGGTCTCCGAGGGCCGGCACGACGACGCGTTCCCGATCGACGTCTTCCAGACCGGGTCCGGCACCTCGTCGAACATGAACGCCAACGAGGTGATCGCGTCGCTGGTGGCCAGGGCCGGAGGCGACGTACATCCCAACGACCACGTCAACGCCTCCCAGTCCTCCAACGACACCTTCCCGACCGCGATCCACGTCGCCGCCGCCGTCGCCGTCACCGAGCAGCTGCTGCCCGCGATCGACGTGCTGGCCACCTCGCTCGAGGCGAAGGCCACCGAGTTCGCCGGCCTGGTGAAGTCGGGACGTACGCACCTGATGGACGCGACGCCGGTCACCCTCGGCCAGGAGTTCGGAGGGTACGCAGCCACCATCCGCTACGCGGCCGAGCGGCTCGAGGCCGTGCTTCCGAGGGTGCGTGAGCTGGCGCTCGGCGGCACCGCGGTCGGGACCGGCATCAACACGCCCGCCGGCTTCCCGCAGGCCGTGATCGCCGAGCTGTCCGACCGCACCGGCCAGCCGTTCACCGAGGCCCGCAACCACTTCGAGGCCCAGGGCACCCGCGACTCGCTGGTCGAGCTCTCCGGCGTCCTGAAGACTCTCGCGGTCGGCCTGATCAAGATCAACAACGACCTGCGCTGGATGTCCTCTGGCCCGACCACCGGGCTGGCCGAGATCCACCTGCCCGACCTGCAGCCGGGCTCCTCGATCATGCCCGGCAAGGTGAACCCGGTCGTCCCGGAGGCCACCTTGATGGTGGCGTTCCAGGTGATCGGCAACGACGCCGCCGTGACCGCCGCCGGAGCGTCGGGTGCCTTCGAGCTCAACGTCGCGATGCCGGTGATGGCCCGCAACATCCTGGAGTCGATCCGCCTGCTCTCGACCTCGATGACCGTCCTGGCCCAGCGCACCGTCGACGGGATCGTGCCGATCCCCGAGCGCCTCCGCGCCTACGCCGAGTCCTCTCCCTCGATCGTCACGCCGCTCAACAAGTACATCGGCTACGAGGCCGCCGCCAAGGTCGCCAAGCAGGCCCTCGCCGAGGGCGCCACGATCAAGGACACCGTCATCAAGCTCGGCTACGTCGCCGACGGCACCATCACCGAGGAAGACCTCGACAAGGCCCTCGACGTGGAGTCCATGACCCACCCCTGA
- a CDS encoding lytic transglycosylase domain-containing protein, whose translation MTKPVHRAPRHRGAPANPLVDVPHKAARTTAKTTLLLSVLALGGTGAAVAGGVAYTGPATDDPTLSAGEAAGIPELTDAQRAAIEAESAARGSETTLSRSAGDRREVADPGKQAALSAGNEVRAIAGVEEIEIDLRNPKDIAKSMLGDFGWGMDQFSCLEPLWEKESGWNPTAANPSSSAYGIPQALPGSKMASAGDDWETNPATQIEWGLGYINDRYGSPCGAWSHSQSVGWY comes from the coding sequence GTGACCAAGCCTGTTCATCGTGCCCCGCGACATCGCGGTGCGCCAGCGAATCCGCTTGTCGACGTTCCGCACAAGGCTGCGCGTACGACCGCCAAGACAACCCTCCTCCTCTCCGTCCTCGCCCTCGGCGGGACCGGCGCCGCAGTCGCCGGTGGGGTGGCCTACACCGGCCCCGCCACCGACGACCCGACGCTGAGCGCGGGTGAGGCAGCCGGCATCCCCGAGCTGACCGACGCCCAGCGCGCCGCGATCGAGGCCGAGTCCGCCGCCCGCGGCAGCGAGACGACGCTGTCGCGTTCGGCCGGTGACCGCCGTGAGGTCGCCGACCCGGGCAAGCAGGCCGCGCTGTCGGCCGGCAACGAGGTCCGCGCCATCGCCGGCGTCGAGGAGATCGAGATCGATCTCCGCAACCCCAAGGACATCGCCAAGTCGATGCTCGGCGACTTCGGCTGGGGCATGGACCAGTTCTCCTGCCTCGAGCCGCTGTGGGAGAAGGAGTCGGGCTGGAACCCGACCGCCGCTAACCCCTCCTCCAGCGCCTACGGCATCCCGCAGGCCCTCCCGGGCTCCAAGATGGCCTCGGCCGGAGACGACTGGGAGACCAACCCCGCCACCCAGATCGAGTGGGGCCTCGGCTACATCAACGACCGCTACGGCTCCCCGTGCGGCGCCTGGAGCCACTCCCAGTCCGTCGGGTGGTACTGA
- a CDS encoding PhoH family protein, which produces MANRTTNEHVTEADTSAAPTPASESSPESESPHPRTFVLDTSVLLSDPKAMTRFAEHQVVLPVVVITELEGKRHHPELGYFARSALRQLDGLRVTHGRLDTAVPVGEEGGTIRVELNHTDPSSLPSGFRLGDNDTRILAVARNLQGDGLDVTLVSKDLPMRIKASAVGLKAEDYRGERINDSDPGYSGMAELDVTAADLDELYDDGVLDLDAARDLPCHTGLVLMSDRGTALGRVGSDKQVHLVRGDREVFGIHGRSAEQRIALEMLLDPEVGIVSLGGRAGTGKSALALCAGLEAVMERNQHKKVVIFRPLFAVGGQELGYLPGTENEKMSPWGQAVFDTLSAVTTQDVIDEIIDRGMLEVLPLTHIRGRSLHDSFVIVDEAQSLERNVLLTVLSRIGANSKVVLTHDVAQRDNLRVGRHDGVVAVIEKLKGHPLFSHVTLTRSERSPIAALVTEMLENVVP; this is translated from the coding sequence GTGGCCAACCGAACCACGAACGAGCATGTCACCGAGGCCGACACGTCGGCCGCTCCGACACCGGCGTCGGAGTCTTCTCCGGAGAGCGAGTCACCGCACCCGCGGACGTTCGTTCTCGACACCAGCGTCCTGCTCTCGGATCCGAAGGCCATGACGCGCTTCGCCGAGCACCAGGTCGTGCTCCCGGTGGTGGTGATCACCGAGCTGGAGGGGAAGCGGCACCACCCGGAGCTGGGCTACTTCGCCCGCTCCGCGCTCCGGCAGCTTGACGGGCTGCGGGTCACCCACGGACGCCTCGACACGGCGGTCCCGGTCGGCGAGGAGGGCGGCACGATCCGTGTCGAGCTCAACCACACCGACCCGTCCTCGCTGCCGAGCGGATTCCGGCTCGGGGACAACGACACCCGGATCCTCGCGGTCGCGCGCAACCTCCAGGGCGACGGGCTCGACGTCACCCTGGTCTCCAAGGACCTGCCGATGCGGATCAAGGCGTCCGCGGTCGGGCTCAAGGCCGAGGACTACCGCGGCGAGCGGATCAACGACTCCGACCCCGGCTACTCGGGGATGGCCGAGCTGGACGTCACCGCCGCTGACCTCGACGAGCTCTACGACGACGGGGTGCTCGACCTCGACGCGGCCCGCGACCTGCCCTGCCACACCGGCCTGGTGCTGATGTCGGACCGGGGCACCGCGCTGGGCCGGGTCGGCTCGGACAAGCAGGTCCACCTCGTCCGCGGTGACCGAGAGGTCTTCGGGATCCACGGCCGCTCCGCGGAGCAGCGGATCGCCCTCGAGATGCTGCTCGACCCCGAGGTCGGCATCGTCTCCCTCGGTGGCCGGGCCGGCACCGGGAAGTCCGCGCTCGCCCTCTGCGCGGGGCTCGAGGCGGTGATGGAGCGCAACCAGCACAAGAAGGTGGTCATCTTCCGTCCGCTGTTCGCCGTCGGCGGCCAGGAGCTGGGCTACCTGCCCGGCACCGAGAACGAGAAGATGTCGCCGTGGGGCCAGGCGGTCTTCGACACCCTTTCCGCGGTGACCACGCAGGACGTGATCGACGAGATCATCGACCGCGGCATGCTGGAGGTGCTGCCGCTGACCCACATCCGCGGCCGGTCGCTGCACGACTCGTTCGTCATCGTCGACGAGGCGCAGTCGCTGGAGCGCAACGTGCTCCTCACGGTGCTCTCCCGGATCGGTGCCAACTCGAAGGTCGTGCTCACCCACGACGTCGCCCAGCGCGACAACCTCCGGGTCGGCCGTCACGACGGTGTCGTCGCGGTGATCGAGAAGCTGAAGGGCCACCCGCTCTTCTCGCACGTGACCCTCACCCGCTCCGAGCGTTCGCCGATCGCGGCGCTCGTCACCGAGATGCTGGAGAACGTCGTCCCGTGA
- a CDS encoding isoprenyl transferase — protein MADWKDGVRRILYPAYEARMLRKLDVSKLPKHVGVMLDGNRRWAKEVGQSTAHGHRAGAANIEPLLTWCDEIGIEVVTLWLLSTDNLNRPAEELAPLLEIIADAVDSLADERRWRLHPVGALDLLPDWLAHRLKAAEEATRDVDGMLVNVAVGYGGRREIADAVRALLNEHASRGTSLEELAQIIDVEHIADHLYTKGQPDPDLVIRTSGEQRLGGFLLWQSAKSEFYFCEAYWPDFRRTDFLRALRAYAHRERRLGR, from the coding sequence GTGGCAGACTGGAAGGACGGCGTACGTCGAATTCTGTATCCCGCCTACGAGGCGCGGATGCTGCGCAAGCTCGACGTCTCCAAGCTTCCCAAGCACGTCGGGGTGATGCTCGACGGCAACCGCCGCTGGGCCAAGGAGGTCGGCCAGTCGACCGCCCACGGCCACCGTGCCGGCGCGGCCAACATCGAGCCGCTGCTGACTTGGTGCGACGAGATCGGCATCGAGGTGGTCACCCTGTGGCTGCTCTCCACCGACAACCTCAACCGGCCCGCCGAGGAGCTCGCCCCGCTCCTCGAGATCATCGCCGACGCGGTCGACTCGCTGGCCGACGAACGCCGCTGGCGGCTGCACCCGGTCGGTGCGCTGGATCTGCTGCCCGACTGGCTCGCCCACCGGCTCAAGGCCGCCGAGGAGGCGACCCGCGACGTCGACGGGATGCTGGTCAACGTCGCCGTCGGCTACGGCGGCCGCCGCGAGATCGCCGATGCCGTACGCGCCCTCCTCAACGAGCACGCCAGCCGCGGCACCTCGCTGGAGGAGCTCGCCCAGATCATCGACGTCGAGCACATCGCCGACCACCTCTACACCAAGGGCCAGCCCGACCCCGACCTGGTGATCCGTACGTCGGGGGAGCAGCGCCTGGGCGGGTTCCTGCTCTGGCAGAGCGCGAAGTCGGAGTTCTACTTCTGCGAGGCCTACTGGCCCGACTTCCGGCGTACGGACTTCCTGCGGGCCCTGCGCGCCTACGCCCACCGGGAGCGTCGCCTCGGCAGGTGA
- the trhA gene encoding PAQR family membrane homeostasis protein TrhA — protein MSEMTDAMRLKVGTITDSVSSTVHEALPKLRGWIHLASAPLTLAAGIVLIVLAPSGAPRLGAAVFTMAALLLFTVSAVYHRGNAMGKWSARAHTILKRWDHANIMLMIAGSYTPFSLLLLEGTTQIVLLSVVWTGAILGVFFRVFWPEAPRWLYVPNYIALGWAAIFFIPSFFSGAVALGVGIGIATFTLICVGGALYTAGGVIYGFKRPNPWPQWFGFHEVFHTFTILAFIVHYTGVSLATYSLR, from the coding sequence ATGAGTGAGATGACGGACGCGATGCGCCTCAAGGTCGGCACGATCACCGACTCGGTCTCCTCGACCGTTCACGAGGCCCTCCCCAAGCTGCGCGGCTGGATCCACCTGGCCAGCGCACCGCTCACCCTCGCCGCCGGGATCGTGCTGATCGTGCTCGCTCCGTCGGGCGCGCCACGGCTCGGCGCGGCGGTGTTCACCATGGCCGCGCTGCTGCTCTTCACGGTCTCCGCCGTCTACCACCGCGGCAACGCGATGGGTAAGTGGAGCGCCCGCGCCCACACCATCCTGAAGCGCTGGGACCACGCCAACATCATGCTGATGATCGCGGGCTCCTACACCCCGTTCTCGCTGCTGCTCCTCGAGGGCACCACCCAGATCGTGCTGCTGTCGGTGGTCTGGACCGGAGCGATCCTGGGCGTCTTCTTCCGGGTGTTCTGGCCCGAGGCCCCCCGCTGGCTGTACGTCCCGAACTACATCGCGCTCGGCTGGGCCGCGATCTTCTTCATCCCGTCCTTCTTCTCCGGCGCCGTCGCCCTCGGCGTCGGCATCGGGATCGCCACCTTCACGCTGATCTGCGTGGGCGGGGCGCTCTACACCGCTGGCGGCGTGATCTACGGCTTCAAGCGGCCCAACCCGTGGCCGCAGTGGTTCGGCTTCCACGAGGTCTTCCACACCTTCACGATCCTGGCGTTCATCGTCCACTACACCGGCGTCTCGCTGGCGACGTACTCGCTGCGCTGA